DNA from Deltaproteobacteria bacterium:
CACGTGTTCGCCTATCTGGATGAAGAGGTGGACGCGCCCGCGGCGGCGGGCCTGCGGGCGAAGGTGGAGAGCTACCCGGAGGTGGGCGCCGCGCGCTATGTTTCCCGGGAGCAGGCGTGGGAGGATTTCGAGAGCGCGCTGGGCTCGCAATCGGGGATACTGGAGGGTCTGGACCCGGCGATGCTGCCGGCGTCCCTGGAACTGGAGCTGCGCGCCGGCTACCGCTCGAGTGCTGCCGTGGCGGGGCTGGTGCAACGGCTGGGTGCCCTGGAGGGAGTCCGGGAGGTGGAGTATCCCGAGGCCTGGCTGGAACGGCTGCGGCTCCTGCTGGTGGGCATGGAGTGGCTCAAGTGGGTGCTCGGCGGGGTCGTGTTCCTGGTGGCCTTTCTGATCGTCGGCAGCACCATCAAGCTGGCCATCGTGGCGCGGCAGGACGAGATCGAGATCATGCAACTGGTGGGCGCCGGCACGGGATTGATCAAGGCCCCATTCGTCATCGAGGGAATGATCCAGGGGCTGGTGGGTGCTGGCCTCGCCCTTGGGCTGCTGCGGGCGGCGTTCGCTCTCCTCGGCGCGGACCTGTTGGCCCCGTTCGGTGCGCTGGCGGCCGGTGTTCAGTTTACTTTCCTCAACTCGTGGCAATGCATGGAGCTGCTTTTCCTGGGGTGGCTTCTGGGGACCGCCGGCAGCGTGCTGTCGGTGAAGCGTTTCCTGGCCTGACCCCCGCGTCCCGAAGGCAAATGTTCCGGTCACGTTTCACCAAGGCTATGCTCGTCGCCGGCCGCGTCGCGGCGGCGGCCGGCCTGTGTTTGTGCCTGGGCTTGCCGGCGCCGGCCCGGGCGCAGGACGAGGGAGAGCTGGCGGAACTGAAGGAACGTATCGTCGAGGGAAGAGCCGCCCTGGACAAGGTCCGGCGGGGAGAATCGTCGGTGCTGGAGGTGCTCGACGAGCTCGAGACTGCCCTGGAGCGCCGCTCGCGCCGGCTCAAGACCCTGAACGGGCGCCTCAAGCGGCGCGAGCGCGAGGTGGAAGAGGCGGCGCGGGCGGCGGACGAAGCCGAGGCAGCGTTGGCGCAGGGGCGCCGGACGCTGGTGCAGCGGGCGCGGGCGCTCTACAAGTGGCAACGGGGGGGAACGCCCTTCGTGCTGCTCAACGGCAAGTTGTCGGTGCCGGAGCTGATGCGGCGCAAGCGTCTGCTGGAGACCGTGCTGGGCCAGGACCAGGCGCTGATCGGGCGGCTGGCGGACAACCTCCGGCGCAGCCGGGACCTGCAGGCAACGGTGCAGGCCCGCCGCCGGGCGCTCGCGCGCGAGCGGGACGAGGTGGCGGCGCTGCGCGGGGAGCTGAGGAAGGAGCGCGCGCACAGAGAGGGGACGTTGCGGGCACTACGGCGCGAGCGCGAGCTCCGAGGCCGCGCCTTGCGGGAGCTGCAGGAGGCGGCGCGCCGTCTGGAAGGCATCATCCGCGGTTCAGAGGAGGAAGGCCGCGCACCCGTGGCGCGCCCGGCGGACACCGCCGCCGACGGTGTGGTTTTGCCCGTGGACGGCAGGATCGTCAGCGGGTTCGGCATCCACAAGCACCCCGACCTGGACGTGGACGTGCACCGCCCCGGCGTCGACATCGCCGCGTCGCCGGGAGCCGAGATCCGGGCGGTGGAGCACGGCCGGGTCCTGTTCGCGGATCGCTTGCCGGGTTACGGAAAGATGCTTATCCTCGACCACGGAAAACGCTATTACACTGTGTACGGCCACCTTGCGGAGTTGGCCAAGTCCGTGGGCGACCGCGTGGAGCGGGGTGAACGCATCGCTCGGGTCGGTGACGACCCTTCGTCCGGCCGGTCGCGCCTCTATTTCGAGATGCGCAGGAACGGCAAGCCGGTGGACCCGCTCCCCTGGTTCCGGCGGGCGCGGGCGGTGGCCAGAGGAAAGAAATAGACGGAGTCGTCGGGAGGAGACGATACGATGAAGCTGTGGAATCGAAAGCGGCGCGTGTCCGGGTGGTTCTGGGCCTTGGGTTGGGTCCTGTTCGCGGCCGGGCTGGCCGTACCACGGGTCTCGGCCGTGGACTCCGGCGCCTATCACAGCCTGGAGAACTTCGCGAACATCCTCGCCATCGTGCAACGGAACTACGTGAAGGAGGTGGAGACCGACAAGCTGGTCGACGGCGCCATCAAGGGC
Protein-coding regions in this window:
- a CDS encoding ABC transporter permease, with amino-acid sequence MKLPHAAFVTGRVVRSLKELFWTHLLTAGVMAMTLLVFGGFLLIQQNLGQLVRGWGEDLHVFAYLDEEVDAPAAAGLRAKVESYPEVGAARYVSREQAWEDFESALGSQSGILEGLDPAMLPASLELELRAGYRSSAAVAGLVQRLGALEGVREVEYPEAWLERLRLLLVGMEWLKWVLGGVVFLVAFLIVGSTIKLAIVARQDEIEIMQLVGAGTGLIKAPFVIEGMIQGLVGAGLALGLLRAAFALLGADLLAPFGALAAGVQFTFLNSWQCMELLFLGWLLGTAGSVLSVKRFLA
- a CDS encoding peptidoglycan DD-metalloendopeptidase family protein, with translation MFRSRFTKAMLVAGRVAAAAGLCLCLGLPAPARAQDEGELAELKERIVEGRAALDKVRRGESSVLEVLDELETALERRSRRLKTLNGRLKRREREVEEAARAADEAEAALAQGRRTLVQRARALYKWQRGGTPFVLLNGKLSVPELMRRKRLLETVLGQDQALIGRLADNLRRSRDLQATVQARRRALARERDEVAALRGELRKERAHREGTLRALRRERELRGRALRELQEAARRLEGIIRGSEEEGRAPVARPADTAADGVVLPVDGRIVSGFGIHKHPDLDVDVHRPGVDIAASPGAEIRAVEHGRVLFADRLPGYGKMLILDHGKRYYTVYGHLAELAKSVGDRVERGERIARVGDDPSSGRSRLYFEMRRNGKPVDPLPWFRRARAVARGKK